Proteins encoded in a region of the Methanofollis tationis genome:
- a CDS encoding magnesium transporter: MSQAGVQGRERRLFLTGLVALLISTGVAVVAGSYLSSISDLLTLIPGLMVLVPPTINMRGSISGVLASRLSSSMHLGEFSGTFEQDGVLAGNLHASLLLTIATAAALGVIAPLLSAITGLPVIGAGDLVLISLVAGILSGLVLMGFTVLISVLSYRRGVDLDMIAAPAVTTLGDLVTIPVLAMTAVAVLAIPSSI; encoded by the coding sequence ATGAGTCAGGCGGGTGTACAGGGGCGCGAGAGGCGCCTCTTTCTGACCGGGCTTGTTGCACTCCTCATCAGCACGGGCGTCGCCGTCGTTGCAGGCTCGTATCTCTCCTCTATCAGTGACCTTCTCACCCTCATCCCCGGGCTGATGGTGCTCGTCCCGCCGACGATCAACATGCGCGGGAGCATCTCCGGCGTGCTTGCGTCCAGGCTCTCCTCGTCCATGCACCTCGGCGAATTTTCCGGCACCTTCGAACAGGATGGGGTGCTGGCCGGGAACCTCCATGCCTCCTTACTCCTCACAATCGCCACCGCAGCGGCCCTTGGGGTCATCGCCCCGCTCCTGAGCGCAATAACAGGCCTCCCGGTGATCGGTGCCGGCGACCTGGTGCTCATCTCCCTGGTGGCAGGAATCCTGTCAGGGCTGGTCCTGATGGGGTTCACCGTCCTGATCTCGGTTCTCTCCTACCGGCGGGGCGTCGACCTGGACATGATCGCCGCCCCGGCCGTGACGACCCTTGGCGACCTGGTCACCATCCCGGTGCTTGCCATG
- the rnz gene encoding ribonuclease Z: MAGETLQVYFLGTAGALPTPNRNPSCVMIRRGSDTLLFDCGEGAQQQMMRARTGFLVDAIFITHWHADHFLGVPGLVQTLAFNGRTEPLPVYGPEGVHDFVDYTLKIGRTRLSFDLQPVTLAPGSIVRFDGYGVEAFATCHGMTSIGYVLREDSRPGRFDREKAISLGVQPGPLFGRLQRGEAVTVVRDGEDVTVTPDEILGPPRRGRMVIYSGDTRPLHHGPISGLEDADLLIHDATFDDTELDRAGEVFHSTAGEAGEAAAALRAQTLALVHISSRYTSTANHIQDAGQRFEGEVLAPSDLTMVEIPFRE, encoded by the coding sequence ATAGCCGGAGAGACATTGCAGGTGTACTTCCTCGGAACGGCCGGGGCCCTGCCCACGCCGAACCGAAACCCCTCCTGCGTCATGATCAGGCGGGGCTCCGACACCCTGCTCTTCGACTGCGGCGAAGGGGCCCAGCAGCAGATGATGCGGGCGAGGACCGGGTTTCTCGTCGACGCCATCTTCATCACCCACTGGCACGCCGACCATTTCCTCGGCGTCCCCGGTCTTGTCCAGACCCTCGCCTTCAACGGCCGGACCGAACCCCTTCCCGTCTACGGGCCCGAAGGGGTCCATGATTTTGTGGATTACACACTCAAGATCGGCAGAACCCGACTCAGCTTCGACCTCCAGCCGGTCACGCTGGCGCCGGGATCGATCGTCCGTTTCGACGGCTATGGGGTAGAGGCGTTCGCCACCTGCCACGGCATGACAAGCATCGGCTACGTCCTCAGAGAGGACAGCCGTCCGGGGCGTTTCGACCGGGAAAAGGCGATCTCCCTCGGTGTTCAGCCAGGCCCGCTCTTCGGCCGCCTCCAGCGGGGCGAGGCGGTCACGGTTGTGCGGGACGGAGAGGATGTCACCGTCACGCCCGACGAGATCCTCGGCCCGCCGCGGCGCGGCCGGATGGTCATCTACTCAGGCGACACCAGGCCGCTTCATCACGGCCCGATATCAGGGCTCGAAGACGCCGATCTCCTCATCCACGACGCCACCTTCGACGACACCGAGCTGGACCGTGCCGGCGAAGTCTTCCACTCCACCGCCGGCGAGGCAGGAGAGGCGGCGGCGGCGCTCAGAGCACAGACGCTCGCCCTCGTCCATATCAGCTCGCGCTATACGTCCACGGCAAACCATATACAGGATGCAGGGCAGAGATTTGAGGGAGAGGTACTCGCACCGTCCGACCTGACGATGGTCGAGATCCCCTTCAGGGAGTGA
- a CDS encoding sugar phosphate isomerase/epimerase family protein: MSVKPYFSSSSKVWESPEWVFGIEEAGFPGWEISADGKYRLEKPANKQVISDVIESTGLAVTVHAPYADLNPASINDPIWRESVRQICSCIEHAADLTDRVTMHPGYLSPAGKLLPEKVWEQQKEALRVIGRCASDHGVVACLENMINIPEFLCHDPFELLGITEGIEGIGITFDIGHANTVRKVDSFLAQIKNASHLHIHDNHGSSDEHLALGDGTINWKKVGHAIAAGYQGEVAVIEGRSIEEAKKSLDVFKRWFV; the protein is encoded by the coding sequence ATGAGCGTCAAACCGTATTTTTCCTCATCGTCAAAGGTATGGGAATCGCCCGAATGGGTGTTTGGAATAGAAGAGGCAGGGTTTCCCGGCTGGGAGATCTCGGCGGACGGCAAGTACCGCCTGGAAAAACCGGCGAACAAACAGGTAATCAGTGACGTGATCGAGAGCACGGGCCTTGCCGTGACCGTGCACGCCCCGTATGCCGATCTCAACCCCGCCTCCATCAACGACCCCATCTGGCGGGAATCGGTCAGGCAGATCTGCTCCTGCATCGAGCACGCCGCCGACCTCACCGATCGGGTCACCATGCATCCGGGCTACCTCTCCCCGGCCGGAAAACTCCTGCCCGAAAAGGTATGGGAGCAGCAGAAGGAGGCGCTGCGGGTGATCGGGCGGTGCGCAAGCGATCACGGCGTTGTAGCCTGCCTGGAGAACATGATCAACATTCCGGAATTCCTCTGCCACGACCCCTTTGAACTCCTCGGGATCACCGAGGGGATCGAGGGGATCGGAATCACCTTCGATATCGGCCATGCAAACACCGTGAGGAAAGTCGACAGTTTCCTCGCCCAGATCAAAAACGCCAGCCACCTCCATATCCACGACAACCATGGCAGCTCTGACGAACACCTCGCCCTCGGCGACGGCACCATCAACTGGAAAAAAGTCGGCCATGCCATTGCGGCGGGATATCAGGGCGAGGTGGCGGTGATCGAGGGACGGAGCATCGAAGAGGCAAAAAAGAGCCTCGATGTCTTTAAGAGGTGGTTTGTATAG
- a CDS encoding AAA family ATPase, whose amino-acid sequence MKVIGVVGMPASGKGEFSRIAADRGIPVVVMGDMIRRAVAGAGLPLTDENMGRVSAELRATYGMDAVAHLTVPAVEETGAPVALIDGIRGGAEVAIFRERFPAFLLVGVRASFETRLRRLGSRGRSDDPHSAEDLRRRDERELGWGLGDALATADIYIENEATVEEYGRRVARLLDAVGGCE is encoded by the coding sequence ATGAAAGTCATCGGTGTTGTCGGCATGCCGGCAAGCGGGAAAGGCGAGTTTTCACGGATAGCAGCGGACCGGGGCATCCCGGTCGTGGTGATGGGAGACATGATCAGGCGTGCCGTTGCCGGTGCCGGCCTCCCGCTGACCGACGAGAATATGGGCAGAGTTTCAGCCGAACTGAGGGCGACCTACGGCATGGACGCCGTCGCTCACCTCACGGTCCCGGCGGTGGAGGAGACCGGCGCACCAGTCGCCCTCATCGACGGGATCAGGGGCGGGGCCGAGGTGGCGATCTTCAGGGAGCGTTTTCCCGCATTTCTGCTTGTCGGGGTCAGGGCCTCCTTCGAAACACGGCTCCGCCGCCTCGGCAGCCGCGGCCGCTCGGACGATCCGCACTCGGCCGAGGACCTGAGACGGAGGGACGAGCGCGAACTCGGGTGGGGGCTTGGCGACGCCCTTGCCACGGCAGACATATATATCGAGAATGAAGCCACCGTAGAGGAGTACGGCAGACGGGTCGCCCGTCTCCTCGACGCCGTCGGAGGGTGCGAATGA
- a CDS encoding anaerobic ribonucleoside-triphosphate reductase activating protein has translation MFLQDRFYKTPHPRYNDGGFLKANFGGFIPLSTVDWRGRAVCTIFLRGCPVRCHYCQNVALQEGRDERDIEEILAMIRDTTLLTTGAVFSGGEATMQKEALVALARGVQEMGLGVGLQTNGVFPGTIRALLAERLADKISLDIKTRWSHYRNLFKVDYADRVKESLALCIEAHKTGVLPEFEVVVTVFRGCEDDIPYISKETEGVDLVLQQGIVRGVSPLTFGEFSEIADRIGRTVKIRTRENGEVVYEGRRIVRGGSIDMSRIEQERRI, from the coding sequence ATGTTCCTGCAAGATAGATTCTATAAAACTCCTCACCCAAGATATAACGACGGTGGGTTTTTGAAGGCGAATTTCGGAGGATTTATACCACTCAGCACCGTGGACTGGCGAGGCAGGGCAGTCTGCACGATTTTTCTGCGCGGCTGCCCGGTCAGGTGCCATTACTGCCAGAACGTCGCCCTGCAGGAGGGCCGGGACGAGCGCGATATAGAAGAAATTCTCGCCATGATCAGGGACACCACCCTCCTCACCACCGGGGCGGTTTTTTCAGGCGGAGAGGCGACGATGCAGAAAGAGGCCCTCGTCGCCCTTGCACGCGGCGTACAAGAGATGGGGCTTGGCGTCGGGCTCCAGACGAACGGCGTTTTTCCCGGGACCATCCGCGCCCTTCTGGCAGAGCGCCTCGCCGACAAGATCTCCCTCGACATCAAGACCCGGTGGAGCCATTACCGCAACCTTTTCAAGGTGGACTATGCAGACCGGGTGAAAGAGTCGCTTGCGCTCTGCATCGAGGCGCATAAGACCGGCGTTCTCCCGGAGTTCGAGGTTGTCGTGACCGTATTCCGGGGGTGTGAGGATGATATCCCCTATATCTCAAAAGAGACAGAAGGTGTCGATCTGGTCCTCCAGCAGGGGATCGTCAGGGGCGTCTCTCCCCTCACGTTCGGGGAGTTCTCAGAGATCGCCGACCGGATCGGACGGACGGTGAAGATCCGCACCCGCGAGAACGGCGAGGTGGTCTATGAGGGGCGGCGCATTGTGCGCGGGGGGAGCATCGATATGAGCAGGATTGAGCAGGAGCGGCGCATATGA